Proteins encoded within one genomic window of Tolypothrix bouteillei VB521301:
- the mfd gene encoding transcription-repair coupling factor — translation MAFSSIVRALGRSSLTTELLSKLNRQQELLLSGIPRLPKGLVASALAQTEGRNLFVVCATLEEAGRWTTQLEAMGWQTVHFYPTSEASPYEPFDPETEMTWGQMQVLADLVSSNSPSGIGNSSSPISNIQSPTPNMAIVATVAALQPHLPPAEAFIPFCITLKRGMEFDLDDFSEEITKLGYERVPMVETEGQWSRRGDIVDVFPVSSELPVRLEWFGDEIEQLREFDPATQRSTTLDKIDQIVLTPTSFAPIVMEALKDSTEFQRLSAQLEENSEFTTQDSEILEGSRRFLGLAFDKPASLLDYLPANTLITIDEPEQCHAHSDRWVENAEEQWEGHEQSSASSPPIPKIHRWFDECLADLARFHKLSLSELVEEGSGIINLASRRVPVTPHQFAKIAETLRQERERKFSIWLLSAQPSRSVSLLQEHDCPAQFIPNPRDYQAIEKLQINHTPVALKYSGLAELEGFILPTFRIVVITDREFYGQHTLATPSYVRKRRKAASKQVDPNKLRPGDFVVHKNHGVGKFLKLESLTLNEETREYLVVQYADGLLRVAADQVGVLSRLRTTNDKPPELNKMTGKAWENTKNKVRKAIKKLAVDLLKLYAARSQQTGYAYPLDTPWQEEMEDSFPYQPTTDQLKATQDVKRDMESERPMDRLVCGDVGFGKTEVAIRAIFKAVTAAGKQVALLAPTTILTQQHYHTLKERFAPYPINVGLLNRFRTAEERRDILKRLSTGELDVVVGTHQLLGKGVAFRDLGLLVVDEEQRFGVNQKEKIKSLKTQVDVLTLSATPIPRTLYMSLSGIREMSLITTPPPSRRPIKTHLSPMNPESVRSAIRQELDRGGQVFYVVPRVEGIEETAGSLREMIPGARIAIAHGQMDESELESTMLSFSNAEADILVCTTIIESGLDIPRVNTILIEDAHRFGLSQLYQLRGRVGRAGIQAHAWLFYPRQRTLSDAARQRLRAIQEFAQLGSGYQLAMRDMEIRGVGNLLGAEQSGQMEAIGFDLYMEMLEEAIREIRGQEIPKVDDTQIDLNLTAFIPADYITDLDQKMSAYRAVASAKNKEELMQIAAEWSDRFGAVPSPATQLLRVVELKQLAKNLGFSRIKPENKQHIVLETQMEEPGWNLLAENLPEHLRTRFVFSPGKVTVRGLAVVKADQQLQMLIDALNKMQGAVPEVAVV, via the coding sequence ATGGCATTTTCTTCCATTGTGCGTGCTTTGGGGCGATCTTCGCTCACCACTGAACTTTTATCCAAGCTCAATCGGCAACAAGAATTGTTGTTAAGTGGCATTCCTCGCTTGCCTAAGGGCTTGGTAGCATCGGCATTAGCTCAAACTGAGGGACGGAATTTGTTCGTGGTTTGTGCGACTCTGGAGGAAGCCGGACGTTGGACAACACAACTTGAAGCAATGGGGTGGCAAACAGTACACTTTTACCCCACATCTGAAGCGTCCCCATACGAACCCTTCGATCCGGAAACGGAAATGACTTGGGGACAGATGCAGGTATTGGCGGATTTAGTCAGTAGCAATTCCCCATCGGGGATCGGGAATTCTTCGTCTCCAATATCCAATATCCAATCCCCGACCCCCAACATGGCAATTGTCGCCACTGTCGCAGCGCTACAACCGCATTTGCCACCAGCAGAAGCTTTTATTCCTTTCTGTATCACTCTCAAGCGGGGTATGGAATTTGACTTGGATGATTTCAGTGAAGAAATTACCAAGCTGGGGTATGAACGAGTACCAATGGTGGAAACAGAGGGTCAGTGGAGCCGACGGGGGGATATTGTTGACGTTTTTCCCGTATCTTCTGAATTACCAGTACGACTCGAATGGTTCGGGGATGAAATTGAGCAACTCCGAGAATTTGACCCAGCCACTCAACGCTCAACAACTCTTGACAAAATAGACCAGATCGTGCTTACCCCCACAAGCTTTGCTCCAATTGTGATGGAAGCACTCAAAGATAGTACTGAATTTCAAAGGCTGAGTGCTCAGTTAGAAGAGAATTCAGAATTTACCACTCAGGATTCAGAAATTTTGGAAGGTAGCCGTCGTTTTTTGGGCTTAGCTTTTGACAAACCCGCTTCCCTACTCGATTATTTGCCTGCAAATACTTTAATCACTATTGATGAACCAGAACAGTGTCACGCTCATAGCGATCGCTGGGTAGAAAATGCTGAAGAACAATGGGAAGGTCACGAGCAATCCTCAGCCTCGAGTCCCCCCATACCCAAAATCCATCGTTGGTTTGATGAATGTCTGGCTGACCTAGCAAGATTTCATAAATTATCCTTATCGGAATTGGTAGAAGAAGGGTCTGGAATTATCAATCTTGCCAGTCGCAGAGTACCAGTGACGCCACACCAATTTGCCAAAATTGCGGAGACACTGCGACAAGAACGCGAACGCAAGTTCTCCATTTGGCTGCTTTCCGCCCAGCCGTCGCGTTCGGTCTCCCTATTACAAGAACATGACTGTCCCGCACAGTTTATTCCCAATCCCCGCGACTACCAAGCCATTGAAAAGTTGCAGATCAATCACACACCAGTGGCGCTTAAGTATTCAGGATTGGCTGAACTAGAAGGTTTTATTCTTCCGACTTTTCGCATAGTTGTTATTACCGACCGCGAATTTTACGGTCAACACACTCTAGCGACTCCCAGTTATGTTCGCAAGCGGCGAAAAGCTGCTTCAAAACAAGTCGATCCCAACAAACTGCGTCCGGGAGATTTTGTTGTTCATAAAAACCACGGTGTTGGTAAATTCCTCAAATTAGAGAGTCTGACACTGAATGAGGAAACACGCGAGTATTTGGTAGTGCAGTATGCTGACGGTTTATTAAGAGTCGCAGCCGACCAAGTGGGTGTTTTATCACGGTTGCGTACAACAAACGATAAGCCACCAGAACTGAATAAAATGACTGGTAAGGCTTGGGAAAATACGAAGAACAAAGTCCGCAAAGCTATCAAAAAATTGGCAGTGGACTTGCTGAAATTGTATGCAGCGCGATCGCAGCAGACAGGATATGCCTATCCCTTAGATACACCTTGGCAGGAGGAAATGGAAGACTCTTTTCCCTACCAACCCACTACCGACCAGCTTAAAGCGACACAAGATGTCAAACGGGATATGGAAAGCGAACGACCAATGGATCGATTGGTCTGTGGGGATGTTGGTTTTGGAAAAACAGAAGTGGCAATTCGGGCAATTTTTAAAGCCGTGACCGCTGCAGGAAAACAAGTGGCACTGCTTGCACCCACTACCATCCTCACTCAACAGCACTACCATACCTTAAAAGAACGCTTTGCACCTTATCCTATTAACGTGGGTTTACTGAACCGTTTCCGCACGGCTGAAGAACGTCGCGATATTTTGAAACGATTGTCAACAGGTGAATTAGACGTGGTTGTTGGAACGCACCAACTTTTAGGAAAAGGGGTTGCTTTCCGCGATTTGGGACTGTTAGTAGTAGATGAAGAACAGCGCTTTGGGGTGAACCAAAAGGAGAAAATCAAATCACTCAAAACACAGGTTGACGTGTTAACCCTCTCTGCAACACCCATTCCCCGCACGCTGTATATGTCCCTATCGGGAATTCGGGAAATGAGCTTGATTACAACGCCTCCTCCATCCCGGCGACCGATTAAAACTCACCTTTCTCCCATGAACCCAGAAAGTGTTCGCAGTGCAATTCGCCAAGAACTCGATAGAGGCGGACAGGTGTTTTATGTGGTTCCACGAGTTGAGGGAATTGAGGAAACAGCAGGAAGTTTGCGCGAGATGATACCGGGCGCTAGAATTGCCATTGCCCACGGTCAAATGGACGAAAGTGAGTTGGAATCAACCATGCTTTCTTTTAGCAATGCTGAAGCGGATATTCTGGTTTGTACGACCATTATTGAATCGGGTTTGGATATCCCGCGAGTGAATACTATCTTGATTGAAGATGCTCATCGCTTTGGCTTATCACAGCTTTACCAATTACGGGGTCGTGTTGGTCGTGCGGGTATTCAAGCTCATGCATGGTTGTTTTATCCAAGACAGAGGACGTTATCGGATGCAGCCCGCCAGAGATTGCGGGCTATACAGGAATTTGCTCAATTGGGTTCTGGTTATCAACTAGCAATGCGCGATATGGAAATTCGCGGTGTAGGTAACTTGCTAGGTGCAGAACAATCGGGACAAATGGAAGCAATTGGTTTTGATTTGTATATGGAAATGCTAGAAGAAGCAATCCGTGAAATTAGAGGTCAAGAAATTCCTAAAGTTGACGATACCCAAATTGACCTTAATCTCACTGCGTTTATCCCTGCGGATTACATAACAGATTTAGACCAAAAGATGAGCGCCTACCGCGCTGTTGCATCGGCAAAAAATAAAGAAGAGTTGATGCAAATTGCTGCTGAATGGAGCGATCGATTTGGGGCAGTTCCCTCTCCAGCAACTCAGCTATTGCGAGTAGTCGAATTGAAACAGTTGGCCAAAAATTTAGGGTTTAGCCGCATTAAACCGGAGAACAAACAGCATATTGTTTTAGAAACACAAATGGAAGAACCGGGTTGGAATTTATTAGCTGAGAATTTGCCGGAACACTTGAGGACAAGGTTTGTATTTTCTCCTGGAAAAGTCACAGTGCGCGGATTGGCAGTTGTTAAAGCAGATCAACAATTGCAAATGTTGATAGATGCTTTGAATAAAATGCAAGGAGCAGTTCCAGAGGTGGCTGTTGTTTAA
- a CDS encoding DUF4365 domain-containing protein — protein sequence MSLNTQKEDFSYAYVYAVTASAGYSLQAATRRLDLSGIDATITVPGKLNSKRLPRFDIQIKSTSLDVAKETSIKYPLSIKNYDELREVDPFVPQLLILVLIPDDVNDWLSQSEESLCLKRCGYWLSLRGQPPVDNLSTTTVDIKRQNIFSTNALRMIMKRIADGEKL from the coding sequence ATGAGCCTCAACACTCAAAAAGAAGATTTCAGTTATGCTTATGTATATGCCGTTACAGCATCTGCTGGCTATTCCCTACAAGCAGCCACACGTAGATTGGATTTGAGCGGCATTGATGCCACGATTACCGTACCGGGAAAACTCAACTCCAAACGACTGCCGAGGTTTGACATACAAATTAAATCCACATCCCTTGATGTGGCTAAGGAAACATCTATCAAATACCCACTCAGCATCAAAAACTACGATGAACTCCGCGAAGTTGACCCCTTCGTACCGCAACTCTTAATCCTGGTTCTTATTCCAGACGATGTTAACGACTGGCTATCTCAGTCGGAAGAATCCCTATGCTTGAAACGGTGCGGTTACTGGCTATCGCTGCGCGGACAACCACCAGTTGATAACCTCTCAACCACCACCGTTGATATTAAGCGTCAAAATATATTTAGCACGAATGCACTTCGTATGATAATGAAACGCATTGCCGATGGAGAGAAACTATGA
- a CDS encoding response regulator, whose protein sequence is MSEPRILILHVDDNEANRYVVNRILQNAGFTVVEAATGAAGLKAVVEHQPALVILDVKLPDLGGFEVCRQIKANSETAFIPVLHLSATFVQSQDKAEGLDSGADAYLVQPVEPIELLATVRSLLRIRRAEEAALSSAREWQITFDSIEDGVCLVDTEGIIRRCNRAMMELFGKLSHEIVGCVHHELMSTQLGIDDGICFRRAKETRQRQVLEFQSTSRWFSKTIDLVFDDRGTLTGAVVILSDITKRKQVEVLLQEQNDRLNRLMVSLQQQTEQAQQANRIKDEFLAVLSHELRSPLNPILGWAKILQTSQQDVAKTQYALATIERNAKLQAQLIEDLLDVSRILQGKLSLNKVPVGLTFIIKAALETVRLAAEAKSIQIKTIFEPNVGQVLGDSSRLQQIIWNLLSNAIKFTPQGGQVEVRLVRIKNEDEQMSEVATHATEYTQITVSDTGMGISSDFLPYVFDYFRQADGTTTRRFGGLGLGLAIVRHLVELHGGTIQAASPGVGQGATFTVKFPMIVAAKLNQDETAFHNRSDFNLNGLQVLLVDDDRDSREFIAFLLEQYRAQVTQAQSAHDALSSLGQAKFDLLISDIGMPDMDGYTLVRQIRKQSPEQSGEIPAIALTAYAGEIDRQLALAAGFQQHISKPIELEVLIQTILTLVRV, encoded by the coding sequence ATGTCTGAGCCACGGATTCTCATCCTCCATGTTGACGATAACGAAGCCAATCGTTATGTTGTGAACCGGATTTTGCAAAATGCGGGCTTTACCGTTGTGGAAGCAGCAACTGGAGCAGCAGGATTAAAGGCAGTTGTTGAACATCAACCTGCTCTAGTAATTTTGGATGTCAAATTACCGGATTTAGGAGGCTTTGAAGTCTGTCGCCAAATAAAGGCAAATAGTGAAACGGCTTTTATTCCCGTGCTCCACCTTTCTGCAACTTTTGTCCAAAGCCAGGATAAAGCAGAAGGCCTAGACAGTGGTGCCGATGCTTATCTGGTGCAACCCGTTGAACCCATTGAACTGCTGGCTACGGTGCGCTCGCTGCTGCGAATTCGCCGAGCGGAGGAAGCGGCTTTGTCTTCAGCGAGAGAGTGGCAAATCACCTTTGACTCGATCGAGGACGGCGTATGTCTGGTAGACACAGAAGGTATAATTCGCCGCTGCAACCGAGCGATGATGGAGCTTTTTGGCAAGCTCTCCCACGAAATCGTAGGTTGTGTTCACCATGAGTTAATGAGTACACAATTAGGAATTGATGATGGCATTTGCTTTCGCCGTGCTAAAGAAACTCGCCAACGGCAAGTTCTAGAATTTCAATCCACAAGTCGGTGGTTTTCCAAAACCATCGACCTGGTATTTGACGATCGGGGGACTCTCACAGGTGCCGTTGTCATCCTATCAGATATCACCAAGCGCAAACAAGTAGAAGTCTTGCTGCAAGAGCAGAACGATCGCCTCAATCGGCTAATGGTCTCTTTGCAGCAACAAACTGAACAAGCACAACAAGCCAACCGAATCAAAGATGAGTTTCTGGCAGTGCTGTCTCATGAATTGCGATCGCCTCTGAATCCTATTTTGGGATGGGCAAAAATTTTGCAAACGAGCCAACAGGACGTAGCCAAAACTCAGTATGCACTCGCAACTATCGAGCGCAACGCTAAATTACAAGCGCAACTCATCGAAGATCTGCTTGATGTGTCGCGCATTCTCCAAGGCAAGTTAAGTCTGAATAAAGTTCCAGTCGGTCTCACTTTTATCATCAAAGCTGCCCTAGAAACCGTGCGGCTCGCGGCTGAAGCTAAATCCATTCAGATTAAAACAATATTTGAACCGAATGTTGGGCAAGTGTTGGGTGATTCTAGTCGCCTGCAACAAATTATTTGGAACCTGCTTTCTAACGCGATTAAATTTACCCCCCAGGGTGGTCAAGTAGAGGTACGGTTGGTAAGGATAAAAAATGAAGATGAGCAGATGAGTGAAGTAGCTACTCATGCTACAGAATATACTCAAATCACTGTCAGCGACACTGGTATGGGTATCTCTAGTGACTTTCTTCCATATGTCTTTGACTACTTCCGCCAAGCTGATGGGACAACGACACGAAGATTTGGAGGATTGGGGTTAGGGTTAGCGATCGTGCGTCATTTGGTTGAACTGCATGGAGGAACCATTCAGGCAGCAAGCCCAGGAGTTGGGCAAGGAGCAACGTTTACAGTCAAGTTTCCCATGATAGTTGCGGCAAAACTGAATCAAGATGAGACTGCGTTTCACAATCGCTCAGACTTCAATCTGAATGGATTGCAAGTGCTGCTTGTCGATGATGATAGAGATTCGCGGGAGTTCATTGCCTTTCTGCTAGAACAGTACCGGGCGCAAGTGACTCAAGCCCAATCGGCACATGATGCTCTGAGCAGTTTGGGGCAAGCAAAATTTGATTTGTTAATCAGTGATATTGGTATGCCCGATATGGATGGCTATACACTAGTTCGTCAGATTAGAAAGCAGTCGCCCGAGCAGAGTGGAGAAATTCCGGCGATCGCCCTCACTGCTTATGCAGGAGAAATCGATCGACAGCTTGCACTAGCAGCCGGATTTCAACAGCATATTTCCAAACCAATTGAGCTAGAGGTACTAATACAGACTATTTTAACTTTAGTAAGGGTATAG
- a CDS encoding ATP-binding protein → MTIVFTLEIQYEQDVVQARQRTREIAEQLGFDTQDRARLATAVSEIARNAFQYAGGGTVEFSVAGEPQAFIIRIQDRGEGIAHLADVLAGRFTSVTGLGLGIAGSRKLMDFFEIESLPGEGTTVVMSKKLSKSTPTLTDSQLQQIRETVIKRSPQNPYEEIQRQNQELLRAMAELRKREEELTQLNRELEDTNRGVVALYAELDEKADSLQKANDLKTRFLSNMSHEFRTPLNSIVSLSRMLLVRMDGDLTAEQEKQVIFIQKAANGLSELVNDLLDLAKVEAGKIEVRPSRFEVSDLFATLRGMLRPLLIQGSSVALIIEEPEGIGQIYSDEGKVAQILRNFVSNALKFTEKGEVRVSAMQRDRTVTFSVSDTGIGIAPADRERIFEDFVQIESSLQKQVKGTGLGLPLSRKLTELLGGSISVESKLGEGSTFTASIPMVYPHATEFPTLLQPIASLELNRLPILAVEDHPETLFIYEKHLQESIYQLIATRTLAQARLALQQVRPAAIMLDIMLERQNGWTFLGELKGDETTRSIPIIVITIIDNEKQALALGADGFLIKPVDRLPLLKKLNRLINQNKPQKLLLIDDDPAYRYLVKQLLVNTQLSILEAMNGREGLNLAQREQPSAIVLDLEMPELRGFDVLKQLKSNSVTQSIPVIIHSSAQLDTEVQSQLAKQSIAILSKETGSQTAAIAQLQDTLLKAGFVLDACEQNYV, encoded by the coding sequence ATGACAATCGTTTTCACGCTGGAAATCCAATACGAACAGGATGTTGTCCAAGCTCGACAACGAACTCGCGAGATCGCCGAGCAACTGGGTTTTGATACTCAAGATCGAGCACGATTGGCAACGGCAGTTTCAGAAATTGCCCGAAACGCCTTTCAGTATGCTGGGGGTGGAACAGTTGAATTTTCTGTGGCAGGAGAGCCTCAGGCGTTTATAATTCGGATTCAGGATCGAGGTGAGGGCATTGCTCATCTAGCAGATGTTTTGGCAGGACGCTTTACCTCTGTTACAGGATTGGGGTTAGGTATTGCGGGCAGTCGCAAGCTGATGGATTTCTTTGAGATCGAATCGCTGCCGGGAGAGGGAACAACAGTGGTTATGAGTAAAAAGTTGTCGAAGAGCACACCTACTCTCACCGATTCGCAATTGCAGCAGATTCGAGAAACCGTAATTAAGCGATCGCCTCAGAATCCCTATGAAGAAATCCAGCGCCAAAACCAGGAATTACTGCGGGCAATGGCAGAGCTACGCAAGCGCGAAGAAGAACTAACCCAACTCAACCGGGAACTGGAAGATACCAATCGCGGTGTGGTTGCTCTCTACGCAGAACTGGATGAGAAGGCAGACTCTTTGCAAAAGGCAAACGATCTAAAAACCCGCTTTCTCTCGAACATGAGCCATGAGTTTCGCACACCGCTCAACTCTATTGTGTCCCTATCTCGGATGCTGCTGGTACGGATGGATGGCGATTTGACCGCCGAGCAAGAAAAGCAGGTGATATTCATCCAAAAGGCGGCGAACGGATTATCAGAACTGGTCAACGACTTGCTGGATTTAGCAAAGGTGGAAGCTGGAAAAATTGAAGTGCGTCCCAGTCGTTTTGAAGTCAGCGACTTGTTTGCCACGCTGCGAGGAATGCTGCGTCCATTATTAATTCAAGGCTCCTCTGTGGCGCTGATTATCGAGGAACCTGAGGGCATTGGGCAGATATACAGTGATGAGGGCAAAGTCGCGCAAATTCTGAGAAACTTTGTCTCGAATGCGCTTAAATTTACCGAGAAGGGAGAAGTGCGTGTAAGCGCTATGCAAAGGGATCGTACCGTAACCTTCTCCGTGTCCGATACAGGCATCGGCATTGCGCCCGCCGATCGAGAGCGCATTTTTGAAGATTTTGTCCAAATTGAGTCTTCTCTGCAAAAGCAGGTGAAGGGAACCGGGTTAGGATTGCCGTTATCGCGCAAGCTAACGGAGCTACTCGGCGGCAGTATTTCAGTTGAAAGTAAGCTGGGCGAAGGTTCCACATTTACAGCATCGATTCCGATGGTCTACCCACATGCAACTGAATTTCCCACCCTACTGCAACCGATCGCATCACTTGAGCTAAATCGCCTGCCCATTCTGGCGGTAGAAGATCATCCAGAAACGCTATTTATTTATGAAAAGCACCTTCAGGAGTCAATCTATCAATTAATTGCCACCCGCACTTTAGCTCAAGCCAGGCTTGCCTTACAACAAGTTCGACCGGCGGCAATTATGCTAGATATTATGCTCGAAAGGCAAAATGGCTGGACGTTCTTAGGAGAACTTAAAGGAGATGAAACAACTCGCAGCATTCCTATAATCGTCATCACCATCATTGATAATGAAAAGCAAGCACTGGCTCTAGGAGCCGACGGTTTTCTAATTAAGCCAGTAGACAGATTGCCTCTATTAAAAAAACTTAATAGGCTAATTAATCAGAACAAGCCTCAAAAACTCTTGTTAATTGATGATGACCCCGCCTACCGGTACTTAGTAAAACAGTTGTTGGTAAATACACAGTTAAGTATTTTAGAAGCCATGAACGGACGGGAAGGATTAAATTTGGCACAACGCGAGCAACCAAGCGCGATCGTACTTGACTTGGAGATGCCAGAGTTAAGGGGGTTTGATGTCCTCAAGCAGCTTAAAAGTAATTCCGTCACTCAGTCGATTCCTGTAATTATCCACTCATCTGCACAACTCGATACAGAAGTGCAGAGTCAATTAGCAAAACAAAGCATCGCCATTCTTTCCAAAGAAACAGGTTCTCAAACAGCAGCGATTGCCCAACTTCAAGATACGCTGCTTAAAGCCGGATTTGTTTTAGATGCTTGCGAGCAAAATTATGTCTGA
- a CDS encoding element excision factor XisI family protein: MEKLNYCDLVEKRLKQYATITMGEGTEIEFITKRSNGHYLVMFIGWRDEVQVYGSLIHIDTLTPIQYSQTDPPTNL; encoded by the coding sequence ATGGAGAAACTAAATTATTGCGACTTAGTTGAAAAAAGACTTAAACAATATGCAACTATTACGATGGGTGAAGGTACGGAAATTGAGTTCATTACCAAGCGCTCGAACGGGCATTATCTAGTTATGTTTATTGGTTGGCGGGATGAAGTTCAGGTGTATGGGAGTTTGATTCATATCGATACGCTTACGCCGATCCAATACAGTCAGACAGATCCCCCTACAAATTTATAA
- a CDS encoding ATP-binding SpoIIE family protein phosphatase, with the protein MQESVAISITESSQIGEARRVAIALATRLGFQETEKGRVGIVVTEIARNLIQHGQGGILLLKSIEHNSAIGIEVLSLDKGRGMVDIDECLQDGFSTAGTLGNGLGAIRRLSGLFEIYSIPNEGTVLLAHLWSDSTPHPPEKTLEIGVICLPKRGEDVSGDAWAYQVDGCRSLLLVADGLGHGPAAATAAAKAVRIFQEQYRSPGEIVQAAHAALRSTRGAALAIAEIDFEQQFVRFAGIGNIAASIFSLTDRYHLVSHNGIVGHEIRKIQEFSYPWSANGLLIMHSDGLDTKWHLNRYPGLSQKHPSLIAGVLYRDFNRERDDVTVLVAKGMGR; encoded by the coding sequence ATGCAAGAATCTGTCGCTATTTCGATTACTGAATCTAGCCAGATCGGCGAAGCCCGGCGGGTAGCGATCGCTTTAGCAACTCGGCTCGGCTTTCAGGAAACAGAAAAGGGCAGAGTAGGCATTGTGGTGACAGAAATTGCAAGGAATCTGATCCAGCACGGTCAGGGTGGGATATTGCTGCTAAAATCAATCGAACACAATTCAGCCATCGGTATTGAAGTCTTGTCGCTAGATAAAGGACGGGGAATGGTAGATATAGATGAGTGTTTGCAAGATGGCTTTTCCACAGCCGGAACTTTGGGCAATGGACTGGGCGCAATTCGTCGCCTCTCGGGTTTATTTGAAATTTACTCGATTCCCAACGAAGGGACGGTGCTCCTCGCCCACCTCTGGTCAGATTCGACACCCCATCCGCCTGAAAAGACCCTAGAAATTGGGGTTATCTGTTTGCCCAAAAGAGGAGAGGACGTTTCTGGGGATGCCTGGGCGTATCAAGTGGATGGTTGCCGCAGCCTGTTGCTAGTAGCCGATGGCTTAGGGCATGGCCCTGCGGCTGCCACTGCGGCTGCAAAAGCTGTAAGAATTTTTCAAGAACAGTATCGCTCTCCTGGCGAGATCGTCCAAGCTGCCCACGCCGCCTTGCGAAGTACGCGAGGAGCGGCACTCGCCATTGCCGAAATCGACTTTGAACAACAGTTTGTCCGCTTTGCCGGAATTGGCAACATCGCCGCCAGCATTTTCTCGTTAACTGACCGCTACCATCTGGTGTCTCACAACGGTATAGTAGGACATGAAATCCGCAAGATTCAAGAGTTTAGCTATCCTTGGTCTGCCAACGGGCTTTTAATTATGCATTCTGATGGATTAGATACTAAGTGGCACCTCAATCGCTATCCCGGCTTGAGTCAAAAACATCCCAGCCTGATTGCAGGCGTGCTATATCGAGACTTTAACCGAGAGCGGGACGATGTGACGGTGTTAGTGGCAAAAGGAATGGGCAGATGA
- a CDS encoding element excision factor XisH family protein, with translation MKALKKQLLEWTVYVVIPVDIYNSFFLRFDFIREMVEEYDLKLIVFHPSTKEIILWRN, from the coding sequence GTGAAAGCTTTGAAAAAGCAGCTACTTGAGTGGACAGTTTATGTAGTAATTCCAGTCGATATTTACAACAGCTTTTTCTTGAGATTTGACTTTATTCGGGAAATGGTTGAGGAGTACGATTTGAAACTGATTGTTTTTCACCCTAGTACTAAGGAGATTATTTTATGGAGAAACTAA
- a CDS encoding SUMF1/EgtB/PvdO family nonheme iron enzyme has product MNNPQQPREYDAVFGGNSSLPENAAVLGGIEGIKLQLSNSDAKVQIAALEQATNYGEPGLDLVIAALKDKSWAVQNAAYFILNSRTEPRIKQVLQEPHRLGFKLEPIEIVTLNEFGENIQRQQRTARYFLEDLGNGVTLEMAAIPGGSFLMGSPEQEVLYLNESPPHQVSVTSFCMGKYQLTQAQYQAVMESNPSNFKGDNRPVENVSWDNAVTFCQKLSQRTGKNYRLPTEAEWEYACRAGTNTPFYFGETITPDLVNYHSGYPYSAAPKGKFRAQTTDVGSFPPNAFGLYDMHGNVWEWCEDDWHENYTDAPINGSAWFSQSGNHTKIIRGGCWCSFALNCRSADRGACQRGCPSLYYGFRVVLPL; this is encoded by the coding sequence GTGAATAATCCACAACAACCGCGAGAATACGATGCTGTGTTTGGTGGTAATAGTTCATTACCTGAGAATGCAGCCGTGTTAGGTGGTATTGAAGGGATAAAATTGCAGCTAAGCAATTCAGATGCCAAGGTGCAAATTGCTGCACTTGAGCAAGCTACGAACTATGGAGAGCCTGGTTTAGATTTAGTTATTGCAGCTTTAAAAGATAAATCCTGGGCTGTACAAAATGCCGCTTATTTCATATTAAATTCTAGAACAGAACCTAGAATTAAGCAAGTATTACAAGAGCCTCATAGATTGGGGTTTAAACTAGAACCTATTGAAATAGTTACCCTCAACGAATTTGGGGAAAATATACAGCGTCAGCAACGCACAGCCAGATATTTTCTAGAAGATTTAGGCAATGGTGTGACTTTAGAAATGGCTGCAATTCCTGGAGGAAGTTTTCTGATGGGGTCCCCGGAGCAGGAAGTGCTGTATTTGAATGAAAGTCCCCCGCATCAAGTTTCTGTGACTAGTTTCTGTATGGGAAAATATCAATTGACACAGGCACAATATCAAGCGGTTATGGAAAGTAATCCTTCTAATTTTAAAGGCGATAATCGCCCCGTTGAAAATGTCAGTTGGGATAATGCTGTAACTTTCTGTCAAAAATTAAGTCAAAGAACAGGAAAAAACTATAGATTGCCAACAGAAGCTGAATGGGAGTATGCTTGTCGAGCGGGGACAAATACACCTTTTTATTTTGGTGAAACTATTACTCCAGATTTAGTCAATTACCACAGTGGTTATCCCTACAGTGCTGCACCGAAGGGAAAATTTCGAGCCCAAACCACAGATGTAGGTTCTTTTCCCCCTAACGCTTTTGGTTTGTACGATATGCACGGGAATGTGTGGGAATGGTGTGAAGATGACTGGCATGAGAATTATACAGACGCACCAATAAATGGTAGTGCTTGGTTCAGTCAAAGCGGTAATCATACTAAAATAATTCGTGGCGGTTGCTGGTGCAGCTTTGCTTTAAACTGTCGGTCTGCGGATCGGGGTGCGTGTCAGCGCGGTTGCCCTAGCCTCTACTACGGTTTTCGGGTCGTTCTTCCTTTATAA